Below is a genomic region from Kryptolebias marmoratus isolate JLee-2015 linkage group LG12, ASM164957v2, whole genome shotgun sequence.
AGagaatgcaaaacaaaacagaaccatcTCTTCCACGTGTTAGAGTTTTCACCGTAGGTCAACCTGTATTGGTTAAGAATTACAGGGGAGGGGAGAAGTGGTTGAATGGTGTTGTACAAGAAATCTTGGGTCCTGTAACTTACAGTGTGGAAGTGAATGGGAAGTGTGTTAAGAAACACGTAAATCAGATTCTCTGTGTAAATGGAAATCCAGCTCATTTGACACAAACGGACTCTAGTGCTGTACACTTTTGGAATGGTGATGATCTCGATACAACCAACGGTGTGGAGGAACAGACAGTGGAAAAAACTGTTGGGAGTCAACCAATAGACTTGCCACCATCTGCAGTCGAAAAGAACACTCGTCCAGTGAGGAACCGACGACCTCCTGATAGACTGAACTTGAAACTGCGACTCTAAAtgaggtgttaaaaaaaaaagaaaaaaaaagaaaaagagaaaaagaaagtgtttcTTGATTTCagttaattgaaaaaaaaagagaaaaatgttctaTGATTGAGAAGTAATGATGTTACAGGGGAGGAGTTGTGGTGTTCCAGACACAGAAATAAGCAAACTTCGATTTACGTTTGTTTTCGCCATTGGGGGCGCTCTGGGCTGTGTACGTGGGAGACGAGCGATTTCCGTTGGTGTTGTTCAGTTCCCGTTTTTTGGAATAAAGGTTGCCACGTGTTTCTTCCAGTAGTCTGCTtgaagattgttttttattcGACTATCATACACAACAGAAATCTTTTGCATTTTCCATGATAAGTCAGAAGTGTAACATTCTGagccaaacacagaaacacagacaggaagtgaatagcaaacacaaatagtgTGTGGGTGAAATAGTTCAGTGCATTGCAATTATTTatgtgtaaactgacccaaaactacaacaggtGTTTCATGTTCCAGCTTCCCATAGGACAAAAAAGTTTGATGAATTTGTATTGTTAACCTCAGTCATGAAAATTACTTCCCAAAGGCAGATGACTGACTGAGCACCTTAAGTACAAACCCTCATTAgcttcacaccaaaaaaaatccttttgcCGGGATTTGTCTCAAGTATTTTtccttacaaaacaaaaacaggaagagaagtCGTCACCATATGTAattcttttttacaaatataaatatatcttttacacacacaaattctTTTCAACACGTGCACAAAGATGAAATTCTCAGACATTTTATTATACAAGGGTACAAAACTTAATTCACAACTACGCATTCtgatttacaagcacaaaaatatttatgattGGAATTTGTGCCCATTAAGGTGATGGAGCCAGGTGCAGTCGCAGTGTAAATATAAATTGTgatctgtgctttttttgtttgttttgtttttgtccacatgaACACCAAGGCAGAGTTGGTCAAACACCAACACAGTGTAGAAAACTGACCCACCTCATTAGTGGTGGCCTGCTTGGCTTGCTCTCGTGCGTAGTTGCGATCATCTTCAGTGATCAGAGTGGCCAGGTCATAGCTGTGGATCCAGAGCCCAGAGGCTGAACTCACTCCCCCCAGAGACCTGCAGTGTTCTAACGCCTCCTCCCATGTTTTATTCTCCTTCACCAAAACCAGCTTCTCATCAATGCATGTAAAGGTATATGTCCTGTCACAGTCACGATTCCTCCATTTGTATTTTGAGGAATCCTTAAAGCCACAGTGTTGGTTTGAATCTGGTTCTGTAAAATTAGGCGCAGATAGAAAGATTTCAGCTTAAATGTGAAAAGAACAAATCACGTCATCAGTATCTTTGATGCTGCTATAGAACAAAGACTCAAGACTGAATTTGAACACAGGCTGTAAAGTCACTTTTACTGTAATTGTTCACCTGAGATTTTCAGTGTAAAATATGAAGCTGTTTATGTtatgcagtttttgtttaaccttACAGATTTCTTCATGCCTGATCCACCCATAAATTAACTGACAATTATGCATTCAATATACTGCTTTTGAAAATTGTCTCTTAGCTTTTGCGCTTAcaagtggatttttttctggatcagatttttctgtttttaccttATGCTGTGTAATATACAGAAGTCGAAAAAAGCGAattacatttactgtatttgttaATGTAACTGAGTATGAATTTTGTGCACTTTGTACTTTTTGAAGTAATTATTTCAATCTATACTTTTACttgattgtattttatttcaagtattgtacTTAGTTGCATTTGAAATCTCATCTATTACTGATGTTAACATAAGCATGTGAATTAAATTCTGGAGAAAAAATGTGTGCACCATAGCACCTGCAGTGACTGGATCTGTTTCTTACCAGTCAGTCGATGTATGATCTGGCTAGAAGTCATGACAAGCTGGGAAGCAGGAGTTTCCCTGTTAAATAAACCTATAGAGATTGTGTACATTGTGCCATTAAAGTTTGAATGGGAATATTTCTGTTATCAGTTAcactaaaacagcagctgtctgaatgttaaagtgatagttcagctATTTTGAAGAGGCTATTTGATCGGTTTAAAATTTGGTTCTGATAATATTTTGTACAGTGCACACATTTTTTACTGTAGTCTAACTGCAGCTTCTCTAGGTGGACACTGTGAGTGGTTTCAAGTTTTCAAGCACATTTTTCGTGTTTGCTGAAAGTTATGTCAGTTAAAGTTAAGTTTGGAGTACAGAGTTTTCCTAATCCCTCTGTGATAAAGATAAGTAAGACAGCATTCCCTTTATGCAAACTCCCGGTACAGTCTTTCTTTATGAAGAGACAACTTGAGTCGGCTCTTTACCCGATtatagaaaaagaaagttttcacACATTACAACATAAGGGCATTATCTCAGTACAACAGTCAGTTGGGGAACTGAAAAGGTGATCAGTGTTGTAAAATGGTAAGAGCATTACCACATCAATGATtaacagttatttttaaaaattggattTTGTCAAATGgaatgattttactttaaatgagaTTCATAAATTACACTGATAGgtgaaattataaaataaaaaaatttgacCCTCCCCACCCTGTGCACCAGATGCTGATTAGAGCACACCACTGATTGATGGGCATGGTAGACGCCTTTATAGTCGGGCAGGTTGCTGCTAcagtgtgtgtctttgttcctcctgctgcatgtcagctgtttgtgtggcTGGTGTTTTCTTGGGATCTGTTCATCTGAGGTCGTAAATGCCATTTTTAATCTGAGTGGCTGGGATTTGGTTGGTCTTTGGGTGTTACacctgctgtgtgtttctgaagcGTGATTGCTATGCTGGCATTGCCGGCTGCAGCAGGAGTCCTTTGCAGTGCATGGCTTCTCCCTGCTTCTGACCTGCTGATCCACATGTTCCCCTGGTAGGCTGTGCTTCCACTTCTTGGTTAGCTGCCTGTTATTTAgatctttattgttttcatttaacctGAATCCAGAAGTAATGTGCTCTTTATTTCTAGGCACGTGATAGGGCTGCACACTCTTGTGCTTAAAGCTCCAGCGCAGAGGGGCGCTCTGCTGTCTTGTCTTGGTTTGTGACAACTTTTAGAGTTTGAACTGCTTCTCTACTCACTGAGTTGCtaataaattataatatttttgtaGAGCTCAGTCTGTTTCAAGTGCATTTTTCAAACTGTGGTGTTTTACTCCATTGGGAAATAATATCCCCCAACTGGCATTGTTGAgtttaattcaaacatttaaatttctaTCCCTTTCTGGTCACATCTCCGTGAGCAAGTACTGTCTCACTGTAGCCACAATAATGACCTCTAATCAAGAGCAGGAGGTCATTTAATAGTTTTTCTACCAGCTGTCTGTGGTTTgatcaacatgttttgttgttaaactaGTTGGGCACTGTGAGATGGTCTGGactgaaatgacaatttattctCTTGGTGTATTAAATATCATGTGTgggcatgtt
It encodes:
- the LOC112451485 gene encoding lymphocyte antigen 75-like: MRNISVFVFLLLILHPVGGQLSGLTLLNFIQYDVEVIWTQAQSICREKHTDLITIRDEQENQAFFPFQGWIGLYRVNNTSPWKWSRGDKEATFYDWDVDEPDSNQHCGFKDSSKYKWRNRDCDRTYTFTCIDEKLVLVKENKTWEEALEHCRSLGGVSSASGLWIHSYDLATLITEDDRNYAREQAKQATTNEVGQFSTLCWCLTNSALVFMWTKTKQTKKAQITIYIYTATAPGSITLMGTNSNHKYFCACKSECVVVN